From Domibacillus sp. DTU_2020_1001157_1_SI_ALB_TIR_016, a single genomic window includes:
- the pyc gene encoding pyruvate carboxylase yields MKKISKVLVANRGEIAIRVFRACTELHIRTVAVYSKEDSGSYHRYKADEAYLVGEGKKPIDAYLDIEGIIEIAKQAEVDAIHPGYGFLSENIEFAKRCEEEGIVFIGPKSAHLDMFGDKVKARTQAIKAEIPVIPGTDGPVGSLDEVIEFGKNHGFPIIIKAALGGGGRGMRIVQNLGEVREAYDRAKSEAKAAFGNDEVYVEKFVQNPKHIEVQIIGDHEGNVVHLYERDCSVQRRHQKVVEVAPAVSISEDLRDRICEAAVKLMKNVDYLNAGTVEFLTAGEDFYFIEVNPRVQVEHTITELITGIDIVQTQILVAEGHGLHSDKVGIPEQKNIRTMGYAIQSRVTTEDPENGFMPDTGRIMAYRSGGGYGVRLDAGNSFQGAVITPYYDSLLVKVSTFAMTFEQAASKMLRNLQEFRIRGIKTNIPFLENVMRHEDFISGNYDTSFIDKSPELFVFPKRKDRGTKMLNYIGTVTVNGFPGVEQKKKPVFDTPRIPKVKLSEKPAHGTKQILDEQGADGLVNWVKAQKEVLLTDTTMRDAHQSLLATRVRTTDLTHIAPATARLLPELFSMEMWGGATFDVAYRFLKEDPWKRLETLRKQVPNILFQMLLRASNAVGYKNYPDNVIKEFVQQSAESGIDVFRIFDSLNWVKGMEVAIDAVRQSGKIAEAAICYTGDIDDPSRAKYNVEYYKNMAKELEAQGAHILGIKDMAGLLKPQAAYRLISELKEAVDIPVHLHTHDTSGNGVLMYTKAIEAGVDIVDTALSTMAGLTSQPSANTLHYALEGTDRTPSVSIDALEKVSYYWEDVRKFYAPFESGMLAPHTEIYEHEMPGGQYSNLQQQAKGVGLGDRWDEVKDMYRRVNLMFGDIVKVTPSSKVVGDMALFMVQNDLTEEEVLLRGDKIDFPDSVIELFEGYLGQPVGGFPEQLQKVILKGKSPITVRPGELLEDVDFDALRKELEQEIGEEPTDHDVIAYALYPKVFTDYAKVKAQYGDISVLDTPTFLYGMRLGEEKEIEIETGKTLIVKLVSIGHPQVDGTRILSFELNGQPRDVVIKDESIKSAVNAKVKADPKNEGHIAATMPGTVIKVILEKGDKVKRGDHLMITEAMKMETTVQAPFDGTVTAVHVQNGEAISTGDLLVELEK; encoded by the coding sequence ATGAAAAAAATCAGCAAAGTGCTGGTGGCAAATAGGGGAGAAATTGCCATCCGCGTATTCCGCGCCTGCACAGAACTACATATCCGGACAGTAGCTGTTTACTCGAAGGAAGATTCAGGTTCATATCATCGCTATAAGGCCGACGAAGCATACTTGGTAGGAGAAGGAAAAAAACCAATTGATGCTTATCTTGATATCGAGGGTATCATTGAAATTGCCAAGCAGGCAGAGGTCGATGCTATTCATCCCGGCTATGGATTTTTATCTGAAAATATCGAATTTGCAAAACGTTGTGAAGAGGAAGGTATTGTCTTTATTGGACCGAAATCCGCTCACCTCGATATGTTTGGCGATAAAGTAAAAGCACGTACACAGGCGATTAAAGCAGAGATCCCGGTTATTCCAGGCACTGACGGACCGGTTGGCAGCTTAGATGAAGTCATTGAATTCGGGAAAAATCATGGCTTCCCTATTATCATCAAAGCGGCTCTTGGCGGCGGCGGACGCGGTATGCGGATTGTTCAAAACCTCGGAGAAGTACGTGAAGCATACGACCGTGCGAAGTCTGAAGCCAAAGCAGCCTTTGGTAATGACGAAGTGTATGTAGAAAAATTTGTTCAAAATCCAAAGCACATTGAAGTGCAGATTATCGGCGACCACGAAGGAAATGTTGTTCATTTGTATGAACGTGACTGTTCGGTTCAGCGCCGCCATCAGAAAGTGGTGGAGGTGGCACCGGCCGTTTCGATTTCGGAAGACCTGCGTGATCGTATCTGTGAAGCGGCTGTGAAGCTGATGAAAAACGTGGACTACTTGAACGCGGGAACCGTGGAGTTTTTAACCGCAGGTGAAGATTTTTACTTTATCGAAGTTAACCCGCGCGTACAGGTTGAACATACGATTACGGAGCTGATTACAGGAATCGATATTGTACAGACGCAGATCCTTGTGGCAGAAGGCCATGGGCTGCACAGCGACAAAGTCGGCATTCCTGAGCAGAAGAACATTCGCACTATGGGGTATGCCATTCAGTCACGTGTTACAACGGAGGACCCTGAAAATGGCTTTATGCCGGATACAGGCCGCATCATGGCTTACCGTTCCGGCGGCGGCTACGGTGTCCGTCTGGATGCCGGTAACAGCTTCCAGGGTGCGGTCATCACGCCATACTATGATTCACTGCTTGTAAAAGTATCGACGTTTGCGATGACTTTTGAACAGGCCGCATCTAAAATGCTGCGGAACCTGCAGGAATTCCGGATCCGCGGAATTAAAACAAACATTCCGTTTTTGGAAAACGTGATGCGCCATGAAGATTTTATTTCAGGCAACTATGATACGTCTTTTATTGACAAATCACCTGAGCTGTTTGTATTCCCGAAACGAAAAGACCGCGGAACAAAAATGCTCAATTATATCGGCACTGTCACAGTGAATGGATTCCCGGGTGTGGAGCAGAAGAAAAAGCCTGTCTTTGACACGCCGCGCATCCCGAAAGTGAAACTGTCCGAAAAACCAGCACACGGAACGAAGCAGATCCTGGACGAGCAGGGAGCAGACGGCCTTGTTAACTGGGTAAAGGCACAAAAAGAGGTGCTGTTAACGGATACGACAATGCGCGATGCCCATCAGTCACTGCTTGCAACACGGGTTCGTACAACAGATTTAACACACATTGCACCGGCAACAGCCCGCCTGCTTCCAGAGTTGTTCTCAATGGAAATGTGGGGAGGAGCGACGTTTGATGTGGCGTACCGTTTCTTGAAAGAAGATCCGTGGAAGCGTCTTGAAACACTTCGTAAGCAGGTGCCGAACATTTTGTTCCAAATGCTGCTTCGCGCATCGAATGCGGTCGGCTACAAAAACTATCCGGACAACGTCATTAAAGAGTTTGTCCAGCAGTCTGCTGAGTCCGGCATTGATGTATTCCGTATTTTCGACAGCTTAAACTGGGTGAAAGGCATGGAGGTTGCCATCGATGCAGTCCGCCAGTCCGGTAAAATTGCTGAAGCGGCGATTTGTTACACAGGGGATATCGATGATCCGTCCCGTGCAAAATACAATGTAGAATACTACAAAAACATGGCGAAAGAGCTGGAAGCACAGGGTGCCCACATTCTGGGTATTAAAGATATGGCCGGTCTTCTGAAGCCGCAGGCTGCTTACCGCCTGATTTCTGAATTGAAAGAAGCGGTTGATATTCCGGTTCACCTGCATACGCACGACACAAGCGGCAACGGTGTGCTGATGTACACGAAAGCGATTGAAGCGGGTGTCGATATCGTTGATACGGCTCTCAGCACAATGGCGGGGCTTACATCACAGCCAAGCGCCAACACGCTTCACTATGCACTCGAAGGAACAGACCGCACTCCGTCTGTCAGCATTGATGCGCTTGAAAAAGTCTCTTACTACTGGGAAGATGTCCGTAAGTTTTATGCGCCGTTTGAAAGCGGCATGCTTGCGCCGCATACGGAAATTTACGAGCATGAAATGCCAGGCGGCCAGTATTCGAACCTTCAGCAGCAGGCGAAAGGCGTCGGCCTTGGCGACCGCTGGGACGAAGTAAAAGATATGTACCGCCGCGTGAACCTTATGTTTGGTGATATTGTCAAAGTAACGCCGTCTTCTAAAGTAGTCGGGGATATGGCCCTCTTTATGGTGCAGAATGACCTGACGGAAGAAGAAGTGCTGCTTCGCGGCGACAAAATTGATTTCCCTGACTCTGTGATTGAACTGTTTGAAGGCTATCTTGGCCAGCCGGTTGGCGGCTTCCCAGAGCAACTGCAAAAAGTGATCTTAAAAGGAAAATCACCGATTACCGTACGTCCGGGTGAACTTCTGGAAGACGTTGATTTCGATGCCCTTCGCAAAGAGCTGGAGCAGGAAATCGGGGAAGAACCCACGGATCATGATGTGATTGCGTATGCTCTGTATCCAAAAGTGTTTACGGATTACGCAAAAGTAAAAGCACAGTATGGCGATATTTCGGTTCTCGATACACCAACGTTTCTGTACGGCATGCGTCTCGGTGAAGAAAAAGAAATTGAGATTGAAACAGGAAAAACACTAATTGTGAAACTCGTTTCGATCGGTCACCCGCAGGTCGATGGAACACGCATTTTAAGCTTTGAGCTGAATGGCCAGCCGCGTGATGTGGTGATTAAAGATGAGAGCATCAAATCAGCCGTTAATGCGAAAGTGAAAGCTGATCCGAAAAACGAGGGTCATATTGCGGCGACGATGCCGGGTACAGTCATTAAAGTCATCCTTGAAAAAGGCGATAAAGTAAAGCGTGGGGATCATCTCATGATTACCGAAGCGATGAAAATGGAGACAACGGTACAGGCACCATTTGATGGAACGGTTACAGCTGTCCATGTACAAAACGGCGAAGCCATTTCCACGGGCGATCTTCTGGTAGAACTTGAAAAATAA
- a CDS encoding FtsW/RodA/SpoVE family cell cycle protein → MWKRNLKSYDYPLAAVFCILCLFGLMMIFSASSVMAVQRWGLESGYFYDKQKIHILMAFIAFGVVSFFPYQRLRAKRFQQWMLAGMFGMLLLLFAFGHVSNNAQSWFQIGARSIQPSEFAKLVVILYMAAIFSKKQKNINSLNNSIAPPVIMLFSICFLVALQPDFGTAAIIFAIGLTIVLTSGIKMKKLVRFMLLIGVFSLFLSPLFFWQKDEILSEERMGRLTSYLDPFKYEQGDGYHLVNSYLAIGSGGLTGRGLGQSVQKLGYLPEPHTDFIMAIIAEELGILGVIFAIGGILFIVLHGLRIAVKSPDSFGSMLAVGVSSMIGIQAFINLGGMSGVIPITGVPLPFISYGGSSLLLLSISLGILANISMQSKYEKKL, encoded by the coding sequence ATGTGGAAAAGAAATTTAAAATCATATGATTATCCGTTGGCGGCCGTGTTTTGTATTTTATGTTTATTTGGGCTGATGATGATTTTTAGTGCAAGTTCAGTAATGGCCGTTCAGCGGTGGGGACTTGAAAGTGGTTATTTTTATGATAAGCAGAAGATACATATTCTTATGGCTTTTATTGCTTTTGGCGTTGTATCCTTTTTTCCGTACCAGCGTTTAAGAGCGAAGCGGTTTCAGCAATGGATGCTGGCAGGCATGTTTGGAATGCTGCTTTTACTGTTTGCATTTGGACATGTATCAAACAATGCCCAAAGCTGGTTTCAAATAGGGGCGCGTTCGATTCAGCCGTCAGAGTTTGCTAAATTGGTTGTCATTCTTTATATGGCTGCCATATTTTCAAAAAAACAAAAAAATATTAACTCGCTTAACAACAGTATTGCGCCGCCAGTTATTATGCTTTTTAGCATTTGTTTCCTTGTAGCGCTTCAGCCTGACTTCGGAACGGCTGCGATCATTTTTGCGATTGGGTTGACAATCGTCTTAACATCCGGTATAAAAATGAAAAAGCTTGTTAGGTTTATGCTGTTGATTGGTGTTTTTTCCCTGTTTTTGTCGCCGCTGTTCTTTTGGCAAAAAGATGAAATTTTGTCTGAAGAGCGAATGGGGCGTCTAACAAGTTATCTAGATCCTTTTAAATACGAGCAGGGCGACGGCTATCATCTAGTAAATTCCTATCTTGCGATTGGCTCGGGCGGACTGACCGGTCGGGGACTTGGCCAAAGTGTACAAAAGCTTGGCTACTTACCGGAGCCGCATACAGATTTTATCATGGCGATTATCGCTGAAGAACTTGGAATTCTGGGAGTCATTTTTGCAATAGGCGGCATTTTATTTATTGTGTTACACGGCCTTCGTATTGCCGTGAAGAGTCCCGATTCGTTTGGTTCAATGCTTGCAGTCGGCGTTTCTTCGATGATTGGGATACAGGCATTTATCAATCTCGGCGGCATGTCAGGGGTCATCCCTATTACGGGGGTTCCGTTGCCATTTATCAGTTATGGCGGATCTTCTTTACTGCTGCTCTCAATTTCACTTGGTATTTTGGCTAACATATCGATGCAGTCAAAATACGAAAAAAAACTATAA
- a CDS encoding YlaN family protein — translation MASEMKIDHREKAYSLLQADAEKILRLIKVQMDNLTMPQCPLYEEVLDTQMFGLSREIDFAIRLGLVDEADGKQLIDSLEQELSALHEASVDR, via the coding sequence ATGGCATCTGAAATGAAAATAGACCATCGGGAAAAGGCCTACTCTCTGTTGCAGGCGGATGCGGAAAAAATTTTGCGTCTCATCAAAGTGCAAATGGACAATTTAACGATGCCGCAATGTCCTTTATACGAGGAAGTGCTTGACACTCAAATGTTCGGCTTATCCCGTGAAATAGACTTCGCTATACGTCTCGGACTGGTGGATGAAGCAGATGGCAAACAGCTGATTGACTCACTTGAGCAAGAACTTTCAGCATTGCATGAAGCATCCGTTGACCGGTAA
- a CDS encoding peptidyl-prolyl cis-trans isomerase — protein sequence MEQIIPIKGNVSFPLTLDPGVWIFDDRRIDLDDFFSSSPRPERDTEQEYIKSTSKFWEKEIREGAVFPPTIKSEKKYEKEKVLTSTFGVPLSPFLKNAVPSDIASQIVIETKDGSFSFPLAEADSLIMQFSFKGKPLREDGPVYVLLKDGSNRDCPIKNVTAISVQ from the coding sequence ATGGAGCAAATCATTCCCATCAAAGGAAACGTCTCGTTTCCGCTCACTCTTGACCCTGGTGTGTGGATTTTCGACGACCGCCGCATTGATTTAGACGACTTTTTTTCCTCATCACCTCGGCCTGAACGGGACACAGAGCAAGAATACATAAAAAGTACATCGAAATTTTGGGAAAAAGAAATTCGGGAAGGTGCGGTTTTTCCGCCGACGATTAAATCCGAAAAAAAATATGAAAAAGAAAAAGTGCTCACCAGCACATTCGGCGTGCCGCTTTCACCCTTTTTAAAAAATGCGGTGCCGTCAGACATCGCTTCCCAAATTGTGATCGAAACAAAGGACGGTTCTTTTTCATTTCCCCTCGCAGAAGCGGACTCGCTCATCATGCAGTTTTCCTTTAAAGGAAAACCGCTGCGGGAAGACGGCCCCGTTTATGTCTTACTGAAAGATGGATCAAACCGTGACTGTCCGATCAAAAATGTAACGGCTATTTCTGTTCAGTAA
- a CDS encoding HD-GYP domain-containing protein, translating into MRLVAVSSIQENVFLAENVLNSKGQILLKAGAELTPPIVKRLYSLGISYLYIEDARTDDIYIRPVLTEGTRREALCVMSEAFNQLKKDLSADSPKFGFHKMEKKFVSVVRDIIRQIRSRKEAIDLLTHLYAHDDYIFTHSLNVTIYTLALSMKLKNLTPKQTEEIGLGAMLHDVGKMLIPLAILKKPSKLTSDEFTIVKSHTELGFELLRKEHGLPLTAAHCALQHHERLNGSGYPRGLKGNEIHIFGKMIGIADVYDAVTSNRIYRKAMLPHEGMEILYAGSGTEFETEYIEKFRKAIVMYPTGLTVWLTDGRKGIVCEQNEHVSDRPVLLILEEDGHNLKVPYKVNLAVETTVFIKETDTTLSGT; encoded by the coding sequence TTGAGATTAGTCGCTGTGTCATCCATCCAAGAAAATGTCTTTCTTGCTGAAAATGTTTTAAACAGCAAAGGACAAATACTGCTGAAGGCCGGTGCTGAGCTCACACCGCCTATCGTGAAGCGGCTGTACTCGCTTGGTATTTCATACTTATACATTGAAGATGCACGTACGGATGACATCTATATTCGCCCGGTTTTAACAGAAGGGACAAGAAGAGAAGCTCTCTGTGTTATGTCGGAAGCGTTTAATCAATTGAAAAAGGACTTATCGGCAGATTCACCGAAATTCGGCTTTCACAAAATGGAAAAAAAGTTTGTTTCTGTTGTCCGCGATATTATCAGGCAGATCAGAAGCCGAAAAGAAGCGATTGATTTATTGACCCACTTATATGCCCATGATGATTATATTTTTACTCATTCACTAAACGTGACCATTTACACACTGGCGCTCAGTATGAAACTGAAAAATTTAACACCAAAACAAACAGAAGAAATCGGCTTAGGGGCAATGCTGCACGATGTAGGAAAAATGCTGATTCCGCTAGCCATTTTAAAAAAGCCCTCAAAGCTGACAAGTGACGAATTTACTATTGTGAAATCTCATACAGAATTAGGCTTTGAGCTGCTTCGGAAAGAACACGGGCTGCCGCTGACTGCAGCCCATTGTGCGCTTCAGCACCATGAGCGCTTAAACGGTTCTGGGTATCCGCGCGGCTTAAAGGGAAATGAAATTCATATTTTCGGGAAAATGATTGGGATTGCCGATGTATACGACGCGGTAACCTCAAATCGAATTTATCGCAAAGCGATGCTGCCGCATGAAGGAATGGAAATTTTATATGCAGGTTCAGGAACCGAGTTTGAAACGGAGTATATTGAAAAATTCCGCAAAGCGATCGTGATGTATCCAACAGGTTTAACCGTATGGCTTACAGACGGCCGGAAGGGTATTGTGTGCGAGCAGAATGAGCATGTCAGCGACCGGCCTGTTTTGCTTATTTTAGAGGAAGACGGACACAACTTAAAAGTGCCTTATAAAGTGAATCTAGCAGTTGAAACAACCGTTTTTATAAAAGAAACGGATACAACATTGTCTGGTACATAA
- a CDS encoding pyridoxamine 5'-phosphate oxidase family protein, which translates to MANRNEPYLIPELFEALQSERLSFFSTVDAETGAPFMNAISWVYALNDTTLRIAVDSRSKIIHNIHKNALVSLAVFASESAYTISGSAKILSSHLEGVPLKASVIEVSIKEVRDVMFYGSRITVEPVSEKTYDLQAAEKLDGQIMAALKQETIQ; encoded by the coding sequence TTGGCAAATCGAAACGAACCATATTTAATACCGGAATTGTTCGAAGCACTTCAATCGGAACGCCTTTCATTTTTTTCGACAGTAGACGCGGAAACTGGGGCCCCTTTTATGAATGCGATTTCCTGGGTGTATGCTTTAAATGATACAACGCTGCGTATAGCGGTAGACAGCCGTTCAAAAATCATCCACAATATTCATAAAAATGCACTGGTTTCCCTGGCTGTTTTTGCCTCCGAATCGGCTTATACAATCAGTGGTAGTGCAAAAATCCTATCTTCTCATTTAGAGGGAGTACCGTTAAAAGCATCTGTTATCGAAGTGTCTATTAAAGAAGTGCGGGATGTTATGTTTTATGGATCGAGAATTACAGTAGAACCTGTTTCCGAAAAAACATACGATTTACAGGCAGCCGAAAAGCTGGACGGGCAAATTATGGCAGCTTTAAAACAGGAAACGATTCAATAA
- a CDS encoding YlaI family protein, translating into MRVKCIMCDKIESIDDQLPSAKKLRNRPIHTYMCEACRARIAEKTEQRIRTGQFFVYRSGKEKEWLS; encoded by the coding sequence ATGAGAGTAAAATGCATAATGTGTGACAAAATTGAATCAATTGACGATCAATTGCCTTCTGCTAAAAAGCTGCGCAACCGGCCTATTCATACCTATATGTGTGAAGCATGCCGAGCACGTATTGCGGAAAAAACCGAGCAGCGAATCCGTACAGGACAGTTTTTTGTTTATCGTTCTGGAAAAGAAAAAGAGTGGCTTTCATAA
- a CDS encoding YlaH-like family protein yields the protein MEGLEHVGPLLRALIESFGVQTAIYIYWAVLIALSILVYNLGFAKKLKMWQNAIVYVSLAAGSLLLLILSYQLPVVESLIVAALVLGTYKFRLRKHQKQERTAR from the coding sequence GTGGAAGGATTGGAACATGTCGGCCCGCTTCTCCGGGCTCTTATTGAATCATTTGGTGTTCAAACAGCGATCTATATTTACTGGGCTGTTTTAATTGCCCTCTCCATTCTCGTTTATAATCTCGGATTTGCAAAAAAACTAAAAATGTGGCAAAACGCCATCGTTTATGTTTCCCTTGCGGCCGGCTCCCTGCTGCTTTTAATCCTGTCTTACCAGCTGCCGGTTGTTGAAAGCCTGATTGTAGCTGCCCTTGTGTTAGGGACGTATAAATTCAGGCTGAGAAAGCATCAAAAACAAGAAAGAACCGCACGCTGA
- the typA gene encoding translational GTPase TypA, which produces MKTRNDLRNIAIIAHVDHGKTTLVDQLLKQSGIFRSNEHVEERAMDSNDLERERGITILAKNTAIQYKDTKINILDTPGHADFGGEVERIMKMVDGVLLVVDAYEGCMPQTRFVLKKALEQNLRPIVVVNKIDRDFARPAEVVDEVLELFIELDANDEQLEFPVIYASGINGTASTDPEKQDENMEALYEAIIEHIPAPVDNSDEPLQFQVALLDYNDYLGRIGIGRVFRGEMSVGQSVALMKLDGKVKQFRVTKMFGFLGLKRVEIETAKAGDLVAVSGMEDINVGETVTPMEHQEALPVLRIDEPTLQMNFLVNNSPFAGREGKFVTSRKIEERLHAQLETDVSLRVENTASPDEWIVSGRGELHLSILIENLRREGFELQVSKPQVIVREIDGVQCEPVERVQIDVPEEYTGSIIESMGERKGEMLDMINNGNGQVRLIFMVPARGLIGYTTEFLTMTRGYGIINHTFDSYQPMQKGRIGGRRQGVLVSQETGKASTYGIMGVEDRGTIFVEAGTEIYAGMIVGEHTRDNDLTVNIAKTKQATNVRSANKDQTATMKKPRIMSLEEALEYLNDDEYCELTPESIRLRKKILDKNERERAAKKNKQD; this is translated from the coding sequence TTGAAAACAAGAAACGATTTACGGAACATCGCGATTATCGCCCACGTTGACCACGGAAAAACAACGCTGGTCGATCAGTTATTGAAGCAGTCAGGTATTTTTCGTTCAAATGAGCATGTAGAAGAGCGCGCGATGGATTCAAACGACCTTGAACGCGAACGCGGTATTACAATTCTCGCTAAAAATACTGCGATTCAATATAAAGATACAAAAATCAACATTTTGGATACACCAGGACACGCTGACTTCGGCGGCGAAGTAGAGCGGATCATGAAAATGGTTGACGGTGTTTTACTTGTTGTCGATGCGTATGAAGGCTGCATGCCTCAGACACGCTTCGTATTGAAAAAAGCACTAGAGCAAAATTTGCGTCCGATTGTTGTTGTTAACAAAATTGACCGTGATTTTGCCCGTCCGGCAGAAGTAGTAGATGAAGTACTTGAGCTTTTCATTGAGCTTGATGCAAATGATGAGCAGCTTGAATTCCCGGTTATTTATGCGTCTGGTATTAACGGAACTGCAAGTACAGATCCGGAAAAACAAGATGAAAACATGGAAGCACTATACGAAGCGATTATCGAACATATCCCGGCACCGGTTGATAACAGTGACGAGCCGCTTCAATTCCAAGTAGCTCTTCTTGATTACAATGACTATTTAGGCCGTATCGGAATCGGCCGTGTTTTCCGCGGCGAAATGTCTGTTGGGCAGTCTGTAGCGTTAATGAAGCTTGACGGTAAAGTAAAACAGTTCCGTGTAACAAAAATGTTTGGCTTCCTTGGATTAAAACGGGTTGAAATTGAAACGGCAAAAGCCGGCGATCTTGTAGCCGTTTCCGGCATGGAAGATATTAACGTTGGTGAAACAGTTACACCAATGGAGCATCAAGAAGCACTTCCGGTACTTCGCATCGATGAGCCAACATTGCAAATGAACTTCCTTGTAAACAACAGCCCATTCGCTGGCCGCGAAGGAAAATTTGTTACATCAAGAAAGATCGAAGAACGTCTTCATGCACAGCTTGAAACAGATGTCAGCCTTCGTGTTGAAAATACCGCTTCTCCAGATGAGTGGATCGTATCAGGGCGTGGCGAGCTTCACTTATCCATTTTAATTGAAAACCTTCGCCGTGAAGGATTCGAGCTTCAAGTATCGAAGCCGCAGGTTATCGTTCGCGAAATTGATGGAGTTCAATGTGAACCGGTTGAACGCGTTCAAATTGATGTGCCGGAAGAATACACCGGCTCTATCATCGAATCAATGGGTGAGCGTAAAGGTGAAATGCTCGATATGATCAACAATGGAAACGGCCAGGTCCGTTTGATTTTCATGGTGCCTGCACGTGGATTGATCGGATACACAACAGAGTTTTTAACCATGACACGCGGTTACGGCATTATCAACCACACGTTTGACAGCTATCAGCCAATGCAAAAAGGACGCATCGGCGGCCGCCGCCAGGGCGTTCTTGTATCGCAGGAAACTGGAAAAGCGTCCACATACGGCATCATGGGTGTAGAAGACCGCGGAACAATTTTTGTCGAAGCGGGTACAGAAATTTATGCCGGTATGATCGTGGGCGAACATACACGTGACAATGATTTAACGGTAAATATCGCGAAAACAAAACAGGCAACCAATGTCCGTTCTGCAAACAAAGATCAAACCGCTACAATGAAAAAGCCGCGCATTATGTCTCTTGAAGAAGCGCTTGAGTACTTGAATGATGATGAATACTGCGAATTAACACCGGAATCGATCCGTCTTCGCAAAAAAATCCTAGATAAAAACGAACGTGAGCGCGCAGCGAAAAAGAATAAGCAGGACTAA
- a CDS encoding DUF5325 family protein, with the protein MPTIQWPFLGFAVLAAACMIGIGIAIGEGSILGGALSIILLLAVMGFGFSYKAKMRRAGKL; encoded by the coding sequence TTGCCTACTATTCAATGGCCGTTTTTAGGATTTGCTGTTTTAGCCGCTGCATGCATGATTGGCATCGGTATTGCCATCGGTGAAGGAAGTATTTTAGGCGGCGCGCTCTCTATTATCCTGCTTCTCGCTGTTATGGGATTTGGATTTTCGTACAAAGCGAAAATGCGCCGGGCAGGCAAATTATAA
- a CDS encoding inositol monophosphatase family protein, with protein sequence MANWTKIDQTVKRWIQEAGTNIRASFTNSLTIQTKSNPNDLVTNVDQETERFFIENIRSHFPDHRILGEEGQGDQIKSLDGVIWMIDPIDGTMNFVHQQRNFAISIGIYEDGIGQLGYIYDIVHDELYHARKGHGAWMNDTPLQKLEQVPVETAILGISATWLINNRHFDQNKLIQLAKDVRGVRSYGSAALELAYVASGRLSAYITMRNAPWDFAGGKMIVEEAGGIVSTISGEDIDMLSINPVFAAAPGLYEDILKKYLS encoded by the coding sequence ATGGCGAATTGGACAAAAATAGACCAAACGGTGAAGCGGTGGATTCAGGAAGCCGGCACAAATATACGCGCATCCTTTACTAATTCGCTCACCATTCAGACAAAGTCAAATCCGAATGATTTAGTGACAAATGTAGACCAGGAAACAGAGCGATTTTTTATAGAGAATATCCGCTCCCACTTTCCTGATCATCGTATTTTAGGGGAAGAAGGCCAGGGAGATCAAATCAAATCGCTTGATGGTGTGATATGGATGATCGACCCAATTGACGGTACGATGAATTTTGTTCACCAGCAGCGTAATTTCGCCATTTCTATCGGTATTTATGAGGACGGTATCGGCCAGCTTGGATACATATATGACATTGTTCATGACGAGCTTTATCATGCCAGAAAAGGACATGGGGCCTGGATGAACGATACACCGCTTCAAAAACTCGAACAAGTACCGGTTGAAACGGCTATATTAGGGATTAGTGCCACATGGCTGATTAACAATCGGCATTTTGATCAAAACAAACTCATCCAGCTGGCGAAAGATGTGCGCGGAGTAAGATCATACGGGTCAGCAGCGCTGGAACTTGCTTATGTAGCTTCAGGGCGTTTAAGCGCCTATATTACAATGCGGAATGCACCGTGGGATTTTGCCGGTGGTAAAATGATTGTCGAAGAAGCGGGCGGCATTGTGAGCACGATTAGCGGAGAAGACATTGATATGCTTTCCATCAATCCGGTTTTTGCGGCAGCGCCGGGTCTTTATGAAGACATTTTAAAGAAATATTTGAGCTAA